One genomic window of Salvia miltiorrhiza cultivar Shanhuang (shh) chromosome 4, IMPLAD_Smil_shh, whole genome shotgun sequence includes the following:
- the LOC131019559 gene encoding probable carboxylesterase 18, with amino-acid sequence MGNNEMKLPLLTRLKVLIMEVIIYVSTRSDGTLNRRLFNLLNPITSAPATNHINTIQISTSDVTIEPSRNLWFRLFIPTTPNSASLPLIVYFHGGGFTMYGPDSKIIDHLCSHVAARVPAVVASVNYRLAPEHKHPAQYEDGFDALKFIDARHYDVLPANTDLAKCFIGGDSAGANIAHHVTVRAVEQAQQFGKIRIVGMLGLQPFFGGEQRTESELRLRKAPLLSTEMTDAFWREFLPEGADRDHPAANVFGGGATLQNLDFPTSLVVVGGNDPLQDWDRRYVEWLRDCGKRVVVVEYPNAFHGFYAFPELPDFALLIHDVANFVQEQLNSN; translated from the coding sequence ATGGGTAACAACGAAATGAAATTGCCATTATTAACAAGATTGAAGGTGTTGATAATGGAGGTGATCATATATGTTTCCACGCGCTCCGATGGCACTCTCAACCGACGTCTCTTCAACCTCCTAAATCCCATAACATCTGCACCTGCCACCAACCACATAAACACTATCCAAATCTCCACTTCCGATGTTACAATCGAGCCCTCCCGCAACCTGTGGTTCCGCCTCTTCATCCCCACCACGCCCAACTCCGCCTCGCTGCCCCTCATTGTGTATTTCCACGGCGGCGGATTCACCATGTACGGCCCCGACTCCAAGATTATCGATCATCTCTGCAGCCATGTAGCTGCGCGGGTGCCTGCAGTTGTCGCGTCTGTCAACTACCGCCTCGCCCCCGAGCACAAGCACCCTGCCCAATACGAGGATGGCTTTGACGCCCTCAAATTCATCGATGCACGACACTACGACGTTTTACCCGCCAATACGGACCTCGCTAAATGTTTCATTGGAGGGGACAGTGCAGGTGCCAACATAGCTCACCATGTGACAGTTAGAGCAGTTGAGCAAGCTCAGCAGTTTGGTAAAATAAGGATCGTCGGCATGCTGGGGCTGCAGCCCTTTTTCGGAGGCGAGCAACGGACGGAGTCGGAGCTGAGGCTGAGAAAGGCGCCGCTGCTTAGCACGGAGATGACGGACGCGTTTTGGAGGGAGTTTCTACCGGAGGGTGCGGACAGAGACCACCCCGCGGCCAACGTGTTTGGTGGAGGAGCGACGCTCCAGAATCTTGATTTTCCGACTAGTTTGGTGGTGGTGGGAGGTAATGATCCGTTGCAGGATTGGGACAGAAGATATGTGGAGTGGTTGAGGGATTGCGGGAAACGAGTTGTTGTGGTGGAGTATCCCAATGCGTTTCATGGCTTCTATGCATTTCCAGAACTGCCTGACTTTGCTTTGTTGATTCATGATGTGGCAAATTTTGTCCAAGAACAACTCAACTCCAATTGA
- the LOC131019566 gene encoding uncharacterized protein LOC131019566, protein MERGKGKQAFARRKEPDEKVEKLKKKRKIELRRRQRTLKCKKCGVEGHNSVTCGRDEVMNNLPSGSERATGESSGSILTQVCSASMRPPQISHTDEQDDQMEHIEISTQVSQSKAASVPGPSMLQQLYQGKFQNQGQLILQSGKKFGSLAELQTKKK, encoded by the exons ATGGAGAGAGGAAAAGGTAAGCAAGCATTTGCTAGAAGAAAAGAGCCTGATGAGAAAGTTGAGAaactgaagaagaagaggaagatcgAACTTAGAAGAAGACAACGAACATTAAAGTGCAAAAAATGTGGAGTTGAAGGTCACAATTCTGTTACATGTGGCAGGGACGAG GTGATGAATAATCTCCCAAGTGGCAGTGAAAGAGCAACTGGTGAATCAAGTGGGAGCATACTAACTCAAGTGTGTAGTGCTTCAATGCGTCCACCCCAAATCAGtcatactgatgaacaagatgATCAAATGGAGCACATTGAAATCTCTACACAAGTGTCTCAATCTAAAGCTGCTTCTGTTCCAGGTCCATCTATGTTGCAGCAGCTCTACCAAGGCAAATTTCAGAATCAAGGTCAACTAATTTTGCAAAGTGGGAAGAAATTTGGGAGTTTGGCTGAGTTGCAAACAAAGAAGAAATAA